A single window of Helicobacter pylori NCTC 11637 = CCUG 17874 = ATCC 43504 = JCM 12093 DNA harbors:
- the yajC gene encoding preprotein translocase subunit YajC: protein MGQIRDILTTLLPFVVLFLIFYFLIVRPQRQQQKKHKEMIEGLTKGDKIVTQGGFIVEVLKAEANFFSVKLNDDTTAKLSKNYVAFKLDELDQFGLAEPIVIQQGREEISAKLSGTKTLKQRQITTK from the coding sequence ATGGGACAAATTAGAGACATTCTAACAACGCTTTTACCCTTTGTGGTGTTGTTCCTTATTTTTTATTTTTTGATCGTTCGCCCGCAACGCCAGCAGCAAAAAAAGCATAAAGAAATGATAGAGGGCTTGACTAAGGGCGATAAAATCGTTACTCAAGGAGGGTTCATCGTTGAGGTGCTTAAAGCGGAAGCGAATTTTTTTAGCGTGAAGCTCAATGATGACACCACCGCTAAACTTTCTAAAAACTATGTAGCGTTCAAATTAGACGAATTGGATCAATTTGGTTTGGCAGAGCCTATAGTCATTCAGCAAGGCAGAGAAGAAATCTCGGCAAAATTATCTGGTACTAAAACTTTGAAACAACGCCAAATAACAACTAAATGA
- the nhaA gene encoding sodium/proton antiporter NhaA: MNLKKTENALSVTLKNFIKSESFGGIFLFLNAVLAMVVANSFLKESYFALWHTPFGFQIGDFFIGFSLHNWIDDVLMALFFLMIGLEIKRELLFGELSSFKKASFPVIAALGGMIAPGLIYFFLNADTPSQHGFGIPMATDIAFALGVIMLLGKRVPTALKVFLITLAVADDLGAIVVIALFYTTNLKFAWLLGALGVVFVLAVLNRLNMRSLIPYLLLGVLLWFCVHQSGIHATIAAVILAFMIPVKIPKDSKNVELLELGKRYAETSSGALLTKEQQEILHSIEEKASALQSPLERLEHFLAPISGYFIMPLFAFANAGVSVDSSINLEVDKVLLGVILGLCLGKPLGIFLITFISEKLKITARPKGISWWHILGAGLLAGIGFTMSMFISNLAFTSEHKDAMEVAKIAILLGSLISGIIGALYLFALDKRVALKK, translated from the coding sequence ATGAATCTCAAAAAAACAGAAAACGCGCTCAGTGTGACGCTTAAAAACTTCATTAAAAGCGAGTCTTTTGGAGGGATTTTCCTCTTTTTGAACGCTGTTTTAGCGATGGTGGTGGCTAATTCGTTTTTAAAAGAAAGTTATTTTGCGCTATGGCACACCCCTTTTGGGTTTCAAATAGGGGATTTTTTTATCGGCTTTAGTTTGCACAACTGGATTGATGATGTCTTAATGGCGTTATTTTTTTTAATGATAGGTTTAGAAATCAAGCGAGAATTGTTGTTTGGGGAGTTATCCAGTTTCAAAAAAGCTTCTTTTCCTGTGATTGCGGCTCTTGGGGGTATGATAGCTCCAGGATTGATTTATTTTTTTCTTAACGCTGATACGCCCTCTCAGCATGGTTTTGGGATCCCTATGGCGACGGATATTGCGTTCGCTTTAGGCGTGATCATGCTTTTAGGCAAGAGGGTGCCAACCGCCTTAAAGGTTTTTTTAATCACTCTAGCGGTGGCTGATGACTTGGGGGCTATTGTGGTGATTGCGCTCTTTTATACCACGAATTTAAAATTCGCATGGCTTTTAGGGGCTTTGGGGGTGGTTTTTGTTTTAGCTGTATTAAACCGCCTGAATATGCGTTCACTTATCCCTTACTTGCTTTTAGGGGTGTTGCTTTGGTTTTGCGTGCATCAAAGCGGTATCCATGCGACGATTGCTGCAGTGATTCTAGCTTTTATGATACCGGTGAAGATCCCTAAAGATTCTAAAAATGTAGAGCTTTTGGAATTAGGCAAGCGATACGCAGAGACGAGTTCAGGAGCGCTTTTGACTAAAGAGCAGCAAGAAATCTTGCATTCTATTGAAGAAAAAGCGAGCGCTTTACAAAGCCCCTTAGAAAGATTGGAGCATTTTCTAGCCCCCATTAGCGGGTATTTCATCATGCCCTTATTTGCGTTTGCAAACGCTGGGGTGAGCGTTGATTCTAGCATCAATTTAGAAGTGGATAAGGTGCTTTTAGGGGTTATTTTAGGGCTTTGTTTGGGTAAGCCTTTAGGGATTTTCTTAATCACTTTTATAAGCGAAAAGCTTAAAATCACCGCACGCCCTAAAGGCATCAGCTGGTGGCATATTTTAGGGGCTGGGCTTTTAGCAGGGATTGGCTTTACCATGTCTATGTTTATTTCTAATCTGGCTTTTACGAGCGAGCATAAGGACGCTATGGAAGTGGCAAAGATTGCGATTTTACTCGGATCTTTGATTTCTGGGATCATAGGGGCTTTGTATTTATTCGCGCTAGACAAAAGAGTGGCTTTAAAGAAATAG
- the secD gene encoding protein translocase subunit SecD, whose protein sequence is MKLFNPRLIVFICALLLGVGFSVPSLLETKGPKITLGLDLRGGLNMLLGVQTDEALKNKYLSLASALEYNAKKQNILLKDIKSSLEGISFELLDEDEAKKLDALLLELQGHSQFEIKKEAEFYSVKLTPLEQEELRKNTILQVIGIIRNRLDQFGLAEPVVIQQGREEISVQLPGIKTLEEERRAKDLISRSAHLQMMAVDEEHNKDAMTMTDLEAQKLGSVLLSDVEMGGKILLKAIPILDGEMLTDAKVVYDQNNQPVVSFTLDAQGAKIFGDFSGANVGKRMAIVLDNKVYSAPVIRERIGGGSGQISGNFSVAQASDLAIALRSGAMSAPIQVLEKRIIGPSLGKDSVKTSIIALIGGFILVMGFMVLYYSMAGVIACLALVVNLFLIVAVMAIFGATLTLPGMAGIVLTVGIAVDANIIINERIREVLRENEGIAKAIHLGYINASRAIFDSNITSLIASVLLYAYGTGAIKGFALTTGIGILASIITAIVGTQGIYQALLPKLTQTKSLYFWFGVNKRA, encoded by the coding sequence ATGAAACTTTTTAACCCTCGTTTAATCGTTTTTATTTGCGCGCTTCTTTTAGGGGTAGGGTTTTCTGTGCCTTCTTTACTAGAAACTAAAGGCCCTAAAATCACTTTAGGTTTGGATTTAAGGGGGGGGTTGAACATGCTTTTAGGGGTGCAAACCGATGAAGCTTTAAAAAACAAGTATTTAAGCTTGGCGTCCGCTTTAGAATACAACGCTAAAAAGCAAAATATCTTGCTTAAAGACATTAAATCCAGTTTAGAAGGGATCAGTTTTGAGCTTTTAGATGAAGATGAGGCGAAAAAATTAGACGCGCTTTTATTGGAATTGCAAGGCCATAGCCAGTTTGAAATCAAAAAAGAAGCGGAATTTTATAGCGTGAAGCTCACCCCTTTAGAGCAAGAAGAATTGCGTAAAAACACGATTTTGCAAGTGATAGGGATCATTCGTAACCGCTTGGATCAATTTGGTTTGGCAGAGCCTGTAGTCATCCAGCAAGGCAGAGAAGAAATTTCGGTGCAATTGCCCGGCATTAAGACTTTAGAAGAAGAACGGCGCGCTAAAGACTTGATTTCAAGATCCGCTCATTTGCAGATGATGGCGGTGGATGAAGAGCACAATAAAGATGCGATGACAATGACGGATTTAGAGGCTCAAAAATTAGGCAGTGTGTTGTTGTCTGATGTGGAAATGGGGGGTAAAATCTTACTCAAAGCGATCCCCATTTTAGATGGCGAAATGCTTACAGATGCGAAAGTGGTGTATGATCAAAACAACCAGCCGGTGGTGAGCTTCACGCTGGATGCGCAAGGGGCTAAGATTTTTGGGGATTTCTCAGGCGCGAATGTGGGTAAACGCATGGCGATCGTTTTAGACAATAAGGTTTATTCAGCCCCGGTGATTAGAGAGCGTATCGGTGGGGGGAGCGGGCAAATTAGCGGGAATTTTAGCGTGGCTCAAGCGAGCGATTTAGCGATCGCTTTAAGGAGTGGGGCGATGAGCGCTCCCATTCAGGTTTTAGAAAAAAGAATTATTGGCCCGAGTTTAGGGAAAGACAGCGTTAAAACTTCCATTATCGCCCTCATTGGGGGCTTTATTTTAGTGATGGGCTTTATGGTGCTTTATTACTCCATGGCGGGAGTGATCGCTTGTTTGGCGTTAGTGGTCAATCTTTTTTTGATTGTGGCGGTCATGGCGATTTTTGGAGCGACGCTGACTTTACCGGGAATGGCGGGCATTGTTTTAACCGTGGGGATTGCCGTAGATGCTAATATCATTATTAACGAGCGCATTAGAGAAGTCTTAAGAGAGAATGAGGGCATCGCTAAAGCGATCCATTTAGGCTATATCAATGCGAGCCGGGCGATTTTTGATTCCAATATCACTTCCTTGATCGCTTCAGTGTTATTATACGCTTATGGCACAGGAGCGATTAAAGGCTTTGCTCTCACCACAGGCATTGGGATTTTAGCCTCTATTATCACCGCTATTGTAGGCACGCAAGGGATTTATCAAGCCCTTTTGCCTAAACTCACCCAAACAAAAAGCCTTTATTTTTGGTTTGGCGTGAATAAAAGAGCTTAG
- a CDS encoding DUF6394 family protein: protein MDWGRVVHVLFSLISLTTIAGFLYEPNTVVLFVALALNLISVTLKIGVIKRFASELLASSLATVLHLIPAFVFLQILNNLVTAYMLMIGALISNAFSLIFLLIESVVTSETD, encoded by the coding sequence ATGGATTGGGGTCGGGTCGTTCATGTGCTGTTCAGCCTTATTTCTTTAACCACCATTGCAGGGTTTTTGTATGAGCCTAACACGGTGGTGTTGTTTGTAGCGTTAGCTTTAAACCTTATTTCCGTTACGCTCAAAATTGGGGTGATCAAGCGTTTCGCTTCAGAGCTGTTGGCCAGCTCTTTAGCCACCGTGTTGCACCTCATACCGGCGTTTGTGTTTTTACAGATTTTAAATAATTTGGTTACCGCTTACATGCTCATGATTGGGGCGTTGATTAGCAACGCTTTCAGTCTTATTTTTTTGTTGATTGAAAGCGTTGTAACGAGCGAAACAGATTAA
- a CDS encoding RecB-like helicase — protein sequence MDTKRQCMALKASAGSGKTFALSVRFLALLFKGANPSEILTLTFTKKATAEMKERILDYLKILQKENLENEKEKSQNILKELEEKYHLDPSLVRNSAQKIYQRFLNAEVRISTIDAFFQSILRKFCWFVGLSANFEVNEDTKVHQRQLNEGFLSALNNEQLEELSAFIVQCLSYDSYTSDSILERLRFLKNKLYLFDPNKKEPVFDEESFLEKLRSLNNQIQSIETASDRAKEAIKCDSFRGFLNSSLTWLEKKSEYIYFKKLKDEIPTLESECEEIENDLKRYYEARETALFKKFPKFIQLYDNATSKIQALDFDAIKDKVHVLLNGYEEMPAEFFYFRLDSKIAHILIDEFQDTSLNDYKILAPFIDEIKAGIGQAKWHRSVFFVGDVKQSIYAFRGSFSSLFESVAKDFYHDNLPFNHRSSPLIINYVNTIFKKAYQNFSTAYLEQKYPKASNNKHVTEGYVKVSLVADDRELLLDQILQEAKNLLEHRIEPKDITILCATNADALEIKNYLQQNLSEIRPSTESSANLSQFVESKIIKNALEYALAEEPYKPFYKHSVLKLAGYLHDDAITLAGFNPKKESVASFVWKVMEWFELYGEPAQSCLELAVGCEDANEFLEKLEAKKIASFNLKGAQIMTIHKSKGMQFPYVIVCERLGKPKSNNSNQFLEEYNGAELLRLYYRMKNREVVDKDYARALDKEEAAKDHEETNVYYVAFTRAELGLIVVAKDKDQKKDKKESKKESKKESKNKGMREKLDLAPLEDGEITPVISSQKEPLIASVLIKPHAYGEQVQEIEEEPSDYEKNNDQEAINFGIALHKGLEYQYAYNIPKKSVLEYLNYHHGFYGLDYQALEESLELFENDAKIQALFKNYALRGEAAFLFQGVVSRIDVLLWDKGQNLYVLDYKSSQNYQQSHKVQVSHYAEFLKTQAPHFKIQAGIIYAHKRLLEKLWV from the coding sequence ATGGATACAAAAAGACAATGCATGGCTTTAAAGGCTTCAGCAGGGAGCGGGAAGACTTTCGCTTTGAGCGTGCGGTTTTTGGCCCTATTGTTTAAGGGGGCTAATCCTAGCGAGATTTTAACGCTCACCTTCACTAAAAAAGCCACCGCCGAAATGAAAGAGCGCATTTTAGACTATTTAAAAATTTTGCAAAAAGAAAACCTTGAAAATGAAAAAGAAAAATCCCAAAATATCCTAAAAGAATTAGAAGAAAAATACCATTTAGACCCTAGTTTGGTGCGAAATAGCGCTCAAAAAATCTACCAACGCTTTTTAAACGCTGAAGTGAGAATCAGCACTATTGACGCGTTTTTTCAAAGCATTTTAAGGAAATTTTGCTGGTTTGTGGGGTTGAGCGCGAATTTTGAAGTCAATGAAGACACCAAAGTGCACCAGCGACAGCTTAATGAGGGTTTTTTGAGCGCTTTAAATAACGAACAGCTTGAGGAATTGAGCGCTTTTATCGTCCAATGCTTAAGCTATGATAGTTACACAAGCGATTCTATTTTAGAGCGGTTGCGTTTTTTAAAAAACAAGCTCTATTTATTTGATCCCAATAAAAAAGAGCCTGTATTTGATGAAGAGAGTTTTTTAGAAAAACTAAGAAGCTTAAACAACCAAATTCAAAGCATAGAAACAGCGTCAGATAGGGCTAAAGAAGCCATTAAATGCGATAGTTTTAGGGGATTTTTAAACAGCTCTTTAACCTGGCTTGAAAAAAAGAGCGAATACATCTATTTCAAAAAATTAAAAGATGAAATCCCCACTTTAGAGAGCGAATGCGAAGAGATTGAAAACGATCTAAAACGCTATTATGAAGCCAGAGAAACCGCATTATTTAAAAAATTCCCTAAATTCATCCAGCTTTATGATAACGCCACTTCTAAAATCCAAGCATTAGATTTTGATGCGATTAAAGATAAGGTTCATGTCTTATTGAATGGTTATGAAGAAATGCCGGCAGAGTTTTTTTATTTCAGGTTGGACAGCAAGATTGCGCACATTTTGATTGATGAATTTCAAGACACGAGTTTGAACGATTATAAGATTTTAGCCCCTTTTATTGATGAAATTAAAGCCGGGATAGGGCAAGCAAAATGGCACAGGAGCGTGTTTTTTGTGGGCGATGTCAAGCAGAGCATTTATGCCTTTAGGGGGAGTTTTAGCTCCTTGTTTGAAAGCGTTGCTAAGGATTTTTACCACGATAATTTACCATTCAACCACCGCAGTTCGCCTTTGATCATTAATTATGTGAACACCATTTTTAAAAAGGCTTATCAAAATTTCTCCACCGCTTATTTGGAGCAAAAATACCCTAAAGCTTCCAACAATAAACATGTTACAGAGGGCTATGTTAAAGTCTCTTTAGTGGCTGATGATAGAGAGTTGCTATTAGATCAGATCTTACAAGAAGCTAAAAACCTTTTAGAGCATCGCATTGAGCCTAAAGACATTACCATTTTATGCGCCACTAATGCTGACGCTTTAGAAATCAAAAATTATTTGCAACAGAATTTGAGCGAGATTCGCCCAAGCACGGAATCTAGCGCTAATTTGTCTCAATTTGTAGAATCTAAGATCATTAAGAACGCTTTAGAATACGCTCTAGCTGAAGAACCTTACAAGCCCTTTTACAAGCACAGCGTTTTAAAACTCGCTGGATACTTGCATGATGATGCCATCACTTTAGCTGGTTTTAACCCCAAAAAAGAGAGCGTGGCAAGCTTTGTATGGAAAGTGATGGAATGGTTTGAGCTTTATGGAGAGCCTGCACAAAGCTGCTTGGAGTTGGCGGTTGGGTGCGAAGACGCGAATGAGTTTTTGGAAAAATTAGAGGCTAAAAAGATCGCTTCTTTCAATTTAAAAGGCGCTCAAATCATGACCATCCACAAATCTAAAGGCATGCAATTCCCTTATGTGATCGTGTGCGAACGCTTGGGCAAGCCTAAATCCAATAACTCCAATCAATTCCTTGAAGAATATAACGGCGCAGAGCTTCTTCGCCTTTATTACAGAATGAAAAATCGTGAGGTGGTGGATAAAGATTACGCTAGGGCTTTAGACAAAGAAGAAGCGGCTAAAGATCATGAAGAAACCAATGTGTATTATGTTGCATTCACTAGGGCTGAGTTAGGGCTGATTGTCGTGGCTAAAGACAAAGACCAAAAAAAAGACAAAAAAGAAAGTAAAAAAGAAAGTAAAAAAGAAAGCAAAAACAAAGGAATGCGTGAAAAATTGGATCTTGCGCCTTTAGAAGATGGCGAAATTACGCCGGTTATTTCTTCTCAAAAAGAGCCTTTAATCGCAAGCGTTTTAATCAAACCCCATGCCTATGGCGAGCAAGTCCAAGAGATAGAAGAAGAGCCTAGCGATTATGAAAAGAATAACGACCAGGAAGCGATCAATTTTGGTATCGCCTTGCACAAGGGATTAGAATACCAATACGCTTATAACATTCCTAAAAAAAGCGTTTTAGAATATTTAAACTACCATCATGGTTTTTATGGTTTGGATTACCAAGCGTTAGAAGAAAGTTTAGAGCTTTTTGAAAACGATGCCAAGATACAAGCTCTTTTTAAAAATTATGCCTTAAGGGGCGAAGCGGCTTTTTTATTTCAAGGGGTTGTGTCTAGGATTGATGTTTTATTGTGGGATAAGGGGCAAAATTTGTATGTTTTAGATTATAAAAGCTCTCAAAATTACCAGCAAAGCCATAAAGTGCAAGTGTCTCATTACGCTGAGTTTTTGAAAACTCAAGCCCCCCATTTTAAGATACAAGCGGGCATTATTTACGCTCATAAAAGACTGCTTGAAAAATTATGGGTCTGA
- the leuS gene encoding leucine--tRNA ligase has translation MDFINIEKKWQEFWWKNKSFEPKDDFNLPKKYILSMLPYPSGEIHMGHVRNYTIGDALARYYRLHHYNVLHPMGFDSFGMPAENAAIKHGIHPKTWTYENIEAMQKEFEALGFSFSKNREFATSDPDYTKFEQQFFIDLWEKGLIYRKKAMLNWCPNDKTVLANEQVIDGRCWRCDTEVIQKELYQYYLKITNYAEELLKDLEILENHWPSQVLIMQKNWIGKSSGLQFGFKIADECLKACNNIQEIEVFTTRADTIYGVTYIAIAPEHPLVEHAIKRVSQEDSKIIKAILNTTQRERALEKKGVFLGIYAIHPLTKQKIPVWVANFALANYGSGALMGVPACDERDFEFANLYHIPIKVITQSLQNLPHTKEEVLKNSGEWSDLSSSVAREQIIAYFEKENLGKRVINYRLQDWGVSRQRYWGAPIPMIHCKHCGIVPETQLPVTLPEDIVIDGEGNPLEKHASWKFTQCPKCHKNALRETDTMDTFIQSSWYFLRYTTPKNQRENQAFDQNYLKYFMPVDTYIGGIEHAILHLLYARFFTKALRDLGYLHLDEPFKQLITQGMVLKNGAKMSKSKGNVVSPKEILKKYGADAARLFILFAAPPAKELEWNDSALEGAHRFIKRLYDKASTINPTTSKPEFKGVSLNEAQKLGRKKVYEALKKSHEIFNKAESAYAFNTLIASCMEALNALSAQSNERILCEGYFVLLQILEPIIPHTAWELSERLFKRENFKPIAIDESALMEESMTLGLTINGKRRAELKVNINASKEEIVVLAKKELEKYLENASVKKEIYVPNKLVNFVIA, from the coding sequence ATGGATTTTATTAATATAGAAAAAAAATGGCAAGAATTTTGGTGGAAAAATAAGAGTTTTGAGCCTAAAGACGATTTTAACCTCCCTAAAAAATACATTTTGAGCATGCTGCCCTATCCTAGTGGGGAAATCCACATGGGGCATGTGCGCAATTACACCATTGGCGACGCTTTGGCGCGTTATTATCGTTTGCACCATTACAATGTGTTACACCCTATGGGGTTTGATTCTTTTGGGATGCCCGCAGAAAATGCGGCCATTAAGCATGGTATCCACCCTAAAACTTGGACTTATGAAAACATTGAAGCCATGCAAAAAGAATTTGAAGCTTTAGGGTTTTCTTTTTCTAAAAATAGGGAATTTGCCACTTCAGATCCGGATTACACGAAATTTGAACAGCAATTTTTCATTGATTTGTGGGAAAAGGGGCTAATTTATCGCAAGAAAGCCATGCTCAATTGGTGCCCTAACGACAAAACCGTTTTAGCTAATGAGCAAGTCATTGATGGGAGGTGTTGGCGTTGCGATACGGAAGTGATTCAAAAAGAACTCTATCAGTATTATTTGAAGATCACAAATTACGCTGAAGAATTGCTAAAAGACTTAGAGATTTTAGAAAACCATTGGCCTTCTCAAGTCCTAATCATGCAAAAAAACTGGATAGGAAAATCTAGCGGGTTGCAATTTGGTTTTAAAATCGCTGATGAGTGCTTGAAAGCTTGCAACAACATTCAAGAAATTGAAGTTTTTACCACAAGAGCGGATACTATTTATGGCGTTACTTACATTGCAATCGCCCCAGAACACCCTTTAGTAGAGCATGCCATTAAGCGAGTGAGTCAAGAAGATTCAAAGATCATTAAAGCGATTTTAAACACGACTCAAAGAGAAAGAGCTTTAGAGAAAAAAGGGGTGTTTTTAGGCATTTATGCTATCCACCCTTTAACGAAGCAAAAAATCCCTGTTTGGGTGGCTAATTTTGCCCTAGCTAATTATGGCTCTGGGGCGTTAATGGGCGTGCCAGCTTGCGATGAAAGGGATTTTGAATTCGCTAATCTTTATCATATCCCTATTAAAGTGATCACTCAAAGCCTTCAAAATTTGCCCCACACCAAAGAAGAGGTTTTAAAAAATAGCGGGGAGTGGAGCGATCTTTCTAGCTCAGTGGCCAGAGAACAAATCATCGCTTATTTTGAAAAAGAAAACCTCGGTAAAAGGGTGATCAACTACCGCTTGCAAGATTGGGGAGTGAGCCGTCAAAGGTATTGGGGGGCGCCCATTCCTATGATTCATTGCAAACATTGCGGGATTGTGCCTGAAACCCAACTGCCGGTAACTTTACCTGAAGACATTGTGATTGATGGGGAGGGCAATCCGTTAGAAAAGCATGCGAGTTGGAAATTTACTCAATGCCCTAAATGCCACAAAAACGCTTTAAGAGAAACAGACACCATGGACACTTTCATTCAGTCTAGTTGGTATTTCTTGCGCTACACCACGCCCAAAAATCAGCGTGAAAATCAAGCGTTTGATCAAAATTACTTGAAGTATTTCATGCCAGTGGATACTTATATTGGCGGCATTGAGCATGCGATTTTGCACTTGTTATACGCGCGCTTTTTCACTAAGGCTTTAAGGGATTTGGGCTATCTTCATTTAGATGAGCCTTTTAAACAGCTTATCACTCAAGGCATGGTTTTAAAAAATGGCGCTAAGATGAGCAAATCTAAAGGTAATGTCGTTAGCCCTAAAGAGATACTTAAAAAATACGGGGCCGATGCGGCGAGGCTTTTTATCCTTTTTGCTGCCCCACCGGCTAAAGAGTTAGAATGGAATGACAGCGCTTTAGAGGGCGCGCACCGGTTCATTAAGCGCTTATACGACAAGGCGAGCACTATTAACCCCACTACTTCTAAGCCTGAATTTAAAGGAGTCAGCCTGAATGAAGCGCAAAAACTAGGGCGTAAAAAAGTCTATGAAGCGTTAAAAAAATCGCATGAAATTTTCAATAAGGCTGAAAGCGCTTACGCGTTTAACACTTTGATCGCAAGCTGCATGGAGGCTTTAAACGCTTTGAGTGCGCAAAGTAATGAGCGGATTTTATGCGAGGGTTATTTTGTGTTGTTGCAAATTTTAGAGCCTATTATCCCACACACGGCATGGGAGTTGAGCGAGAGGCTTTTTAAAAGAGAGAATTTTAAGCCTATAGCGATCGATGAAAGCGCTTTGATGGAAGAATCTATGACTTTAGGGCTTACCATTAATGGCAAAAGGCGCGCGGAATTGAAAGTCAATATTAACGCTAGTAAGGAAGAAATTGTTGTTTTGGCTAAAAAAGAATTAGAGAAATATTTAGAAAATGCGAGCGTTAAAAAAGAAATTTATGTGCCTAATAAGCTTGTTAATTTTGTTATCGCATGA
- the secF gene encoding protein translocase subunit SecF, whose translation MELFKQTRILSFMRYSNYGVIVSAILALLALGLLFFKGFSLGIDFAGGSLVQARYTQNAPIKEVRDLFEKEARFKGVQVSEFGSKEEILIKFPFVETAENEDLNAIVANILKPSGDFEIRKFDTVGPRVGSELKEKGILSLILALMAIMVYVSFRYEWRFALASVVALVHDVILVASSVIVFKIDMNLEVIAALLTLIGYSINDTIIIFDRIREEMLSQKTKNAIQAIDEAISSTLTRTLLTSLTVFFVVLILCVFGSKIIIGFSLPMLIGTIVGTYSSIFIAPKVALLLGFDMGKYYENEARKIKKAQEKEKMRRLYEGGQV comes from the coding sequence ATGGAATTGTTCAAACAAACTAGAATCTTAAGCTTCATGCGCTATTCCAATTATGGGGTGATTGTTTCAGCGATATTAGCGCTTCTGGCGTTGGGGCTTTTGTTTTTTAAAGGGTTTTCTTTAGGGATTGATTTTGCGGGGGGGAGTTTGGTGCAAGCGCGTTACACTCAAAACGCCCCCATTAAAGAAGTGCGCGATCTGTTTGAAAAAGAAGCTCGCTTCAAGGGCGTGCAAGTGAGCGAATTTGGCTCTAAAGAAGAAATTTTAATCAAATTCCCTTTTGTAGAAACGGCTGAAAATGAAGACTTGAACGCTATCGTGGCTAACATTTTAAAACCCAGCGGCGATTTTGAAATCCGTAAGTTTGACACTGTTGGCCCTAGAGTGGGGAGCGAATTGAAAGAAAAGGGCATTTTGTCGCTGATTTTAGCCTTAATGGCGATCATGGTTTATGTGAGTTTCCGCTATGAATGGCGTTTCGCTTTAGCGAGCGTTGTTGCGCTTGTGCATGATGTGATTTTAGTGGCAAGCTCAGTGATTGTTTTTAAGATTGATATGAATCTGGAAGTGATTGCGGCTTTGCTCACTTTGATTGGGTATTCCATTAATGATACGATCATTATTTTTGACAGGATCAGAGAAGAGATGCTCTCTCAAAAAACCAAAAACGCCATTCAAGCCATTGATGAAGCCATTTCCAGCACGCTCACGCGCACGCTTTTAACTTCTTTAACCGTGTTTTTTGTGGTGTTGATTTTGTGCGTGTTTGGGAGTAAGATCATTATTGGCTTTTCATTGCCCATGCTAATAGGCACGATTGTAGGGACTTATAGCTCTATTTTCATCGCCCCTAAAGTAGCGTTATTGTTAGGTTTTGATATGGGTAAATATTATGAGAATGAGGCTAGAAAAATCAAAAAAGCTCAAGAGAAAGAAAAAATGCGCCGTTTGTATGAGGGCGGTCAAGTTTAA